In one window of Brenneria goodwinii DNA:
- a CDS encoding RidA family protein, whose amino-acid sequence MSIKAFSSDRAPLPAGTYSIALQAGELVFLAGQTPRDRANVRHGDKPFAFQVRMTLDNLEAAANAAGLSLKNAVKVSVFLRNPADAKEFDGIYAEYVGTPPPARTLTQSNLVGFDIEIDAILYRPAE is encoded by the coding sequence ATGAGTATCAAGGCATTCAGCAGCGACCGCGCGCCGTTGCCCGCAGGCACTTACAGCATCGCGCTGCAGGCCGGTGAACTCGTCTTCCTCGCCGGACAGACGCCGCGCGACCGCGCCAACGTGCGCCATGGCGACAAGCCCTTCGCCTTCCAGGTCCGCATGACGCTGGACAATCTAGAGGCCGCCGCCAACGCCGCTGGCCTCTCGTTAAAGAACGCCGTCAAGGTCAGCGTGTTCCTCCGCAATCCCGCCGACGCCAAAGAATTCGACGGCATCTACGCGGAATACGTCGGCACTCCCCCGCCGGCCCGCACGCTGACGCAATCCAATCTGGTTGGCTTCGACATTGAGATTGACGCCATCCTATACCGCCCGGCTGAGTGA
- the hutG gene encoding N-formylglutamate deformylase, which translates to MTPSIFTLRQGHAPLLISIPHCGEYLPPELAARLSPQARRVPDTDWHLPRLYELAAGLGASVLQANYSRYVIDLNRSCDGSNLYPGQHTTTLCPTFTFHDEPIYADPADEPDEVEIATRIEQYWKPYHTALQEEIARLVAQHGRVLVWEAHSIESELPMLFEGVLPTLNLGNNGGLSCVPEILAATEAVARGSGLTWSANGRFKGGYITRHYADPAHGVHLLQLEMGRCAYMDESEPWNWRDEPAERTRKMLRRMMDAALAALPERSGEGLRDLGMIRRLAREQRRLGIGQVEIGSQGERLKICMGMAQSSAPAAAVAHGFTLRASTLGVLEAGEAPVRAGDRVAAGQVLAHVLLDDRRVAVPAPLAGRIAEVLVAPGARVDYGMALFTLLPEED; encoded by the coding sequence ATGACTCCCTCCATCTTCACCCTTAGACAGGGGCATGCGCCGCTGCTCATCTCCATCCCTCACTGTGGGGAATATCTGCCGCCCGAGCTGGCCGCGCGCCTGAGTCCGCAGGCCCGCCGCGTGCCCGATACCGACTGGCACTTGCCGCGTCTCTACGAACTGGCCGCCGGGCTGGGCGCATCGGTGCTGCAGGCCAATTACTCGCGCTATGTGATTGATCTGAACCGCTCCTGCGACGGCAGCAACCTGTACCCGGGGCAGCACACCACTACGCTATGCCCGACTTTTACCTTCCACGACGAACCGATTTATGCCGACCCGGCCGATGAACCGGACGAGGTTGAGATCGCCACGCGCATCGAACAGTACTGGAAGCCTTATCACACGGCGCTACAGGAAGAGATCGCACGCCTGGTGGCGCAGCATGGACGGGTGCTGGTATGGGAGGCGCATTCCATTGAGAGCGAGTTGCCCATGCTCTTCGAGGGGGTGTTACCCACGCTCAACCTGGGGAACAACGGCGGGCTGTCCTGCGTGCCGGAGATCCTCGCAGCCACCGAAGCGGTGGCGCGCGGCAGCGGCCTGACGTGGTCGGCCAATGGGCGCTTCAAGGGCGGCTACATTACGCGCCACTATGCCGATCCGGCGCATGGCGTGCATCTGCTACAGCTGGAAATGGGGCGCTGCGCCTATATGGACGAGAGCGAACCTTGGAACTGGCGCGATGAGCCGGCTGAACGTACTCGCAAAATGCTGCGGCGCATGATGGACGCGGCGCTGGCGGCGCTGCCGGAACGAAGCGGGGAAGGGTTGCGCGATCTCGGAATGATCCGCCGGTTGGCGCGCGAGCAACGTCGCCTAGGCATTGGGCAGGTGGAGATCGGCTCCCAGGGTGAGCGGCTGAAGATCTGTATGGGCATGGCTCAGTCTTCCGCACCGGCAGCCGCCGTTGCGCACGGCTTCACGCTGCGCGCCAGCACGCTCGGCGTGCTGGAAGCGGGAGAGGCGCCGGTGCGCGCGGGGGATCGCGTGGCGGCCGGTCAGGTGCTGGCGCATGTTCTGCTTGATGATCGCCGCGTAGCGGTGCCTGCGCCGCTTGCCGGGCGCATCGCCGAAGTGCTGGTCGCGCCGGGCGCCCGTGTCGATTACGGCATGGCTTTATTCACCTTATTGCCGGAGGAAGACTGA
- a CDS encoding pyridoxal phosphate-dependent aminotransferase — translation MNPLVEKFAKLGTDNAPGQEVRQAAGDVGGIGDKLEGTAVDFSHGDVNPTAFAPTPGAIEAFVAGEARGGSQAYTEYRGDGALRGVLAERLAAFTGKALDGARELILTPGTQGALFLAIASCAMAGDKVAIMRPDYFANRKLVEFLGAEIVPVEMDYLNVRDGAGIRLDELEDAFKAGAKTFLFSNPNNPTGVIYSAAEIAQIAALANRYGATVIVDQLYSRLLYSGVSYTHLRAADIDADNVVTIMGPSKTESLSGYRLGVAFGAAHLIERMEKLQAIVSLRAPGYSQAVLSTWFAEPEGWMDQRIRLHQAIRDDLLDVFRAVPGLTVRTPKAGSYLFPRLPRLAVPLHDFVRHLRAQAAVTVTPGTEFSPHRIDSIRLNFSQNHVAAVQAVERLAELIGRYRA, via the coding sequence ATGAATCCGTTAGTAGAGAAATTTGCCAAGTTGGGAACCGATAACGCCCCAGGGCAGGAGGTTCGACAGGCCGCCGGCGATGTTGGTGGCATAGGCGACAAGCTAGAAGGCACGGCGGTGGACTTTTCGCATGGTGATGTGAACCCTACCGCCTTTGCCCCCACGCCGGGCGCCATCGAGGCCTTCGTGGCCGGTGAGGCCCGTGGCGGCAGTCAGGCTTATACGGAATATCGCGGCGACGGCGCATTGCGCGGTGTGCTGGCCGAGCGGCTGGCGGCTTTCACCGGCAAAGCGTTGGATGGCGCACGCGAGCTGATCCTCACCCCAGGCACGCAGGGCGCGCTGTTTCTGGCGATTGCCTCATGCGCGATGGCCGGCGACAAGGTGGCGATTATGCGTCCGGACTATTTCGCCAACCGCAAGCTGGTTGAATTCCTCGGTGCCGAGATCGTGCCGGTGGAGATGGATTACCTCAACGTCAGGGATGGCGCGGGCATCCGCCTTGATGAGCTGGAAGATGCCTTCAAGGCCGGCGCGAAGACTTTCCTGTTCTCCAACCCTAACAACCCCACCGGCGTGATTTACTCCGCCGCCGAAATCGCCCAGATCGCCGCGCTGGCTAACCGCTATGGCGCCACCGTGATCGTCGATCAACTCTATTCGCGCCTGCTGTATTCGGGCGTAAGCTATACGCATCTGCGTGCCGCTGATATCGATGCGGACAACGTGGTGACTATCATGGGTCCCTCGAAGACCGAATCGCTTTCCGGCTACCGTCTCGGCGTGGCCTTCGGCGCTGCGCACCTAATAGAGCGCATGGAAAAGTTGCAGGCCATCGTTTCGCTGCGCGCACCGGGCTATTCCCAAGCGGTGCTCAGCACCTGGTTCGCCGAGCCGGAAGGCTGGATGGATCAGCGCATCCGACTGCATCAGGCTATCCGCGACGATCTACTAGACGTCTTCCGCGCCGTGCCGGGCTTGACGGTGCGCACGCCGAAAGCGGGCAGCTACCTCTTCCCAAGGCTGCCCCGGCTGGCCGTGCCGCTGCATGATTTCGTACGCCACCTGCGCGCCCAGGCCGCCGTCACCGTTACCCCGGGTACTGAATTCAGCCCGCACCGCATCGATAGCATCCGTCTGAACTTTTCACAGAACCATGTCGCCGCCGTGCAAGCAGTGGAGCGGCTGGCCGAACTCATAGGGCGCTACCGCGCCTGA
- a CDS encoding TonB-dependent siderophore receptor has protein sequence MRLPPRHYPATLIGLGCLTTAFLAYAATEQSSQDTTDDSADTIVVTAAEQTRQAPGVSVITQEAISKRPPANDLSELIRTMPGVNLTGNSTSGQRGNNRQIDIRGMGPENTLILVDGKPVTSRNAVRYGWRGERDTRGDTNWVPADMVERIEVLRGPAAARYGNGAAGGVVNIITKQPSQEWHGSWNAYFNVPVHKSEGATKRTDFSLSGGLTDSLSLRLYGNLNKTQADAADINKAYMSERQAGYAGSVPAGREGVRNKDLNALLRWDITRQQSLEFEAGVSRQGNIYAGDVQNAGYYTDSVYAGYVTSNYGKETNRIYRQNFAVTHRGYWDSGVSAMSYLQYERTHNTRITEGLAGGTEGLFSSAGSFATIKLDTLIGHSEVTLPFKAYFNQTATLGIEASDQRMKDPISTSYDISSVGAIEGYDSSNRDSNIDAHTFSLFAEDNIELTPSTMLTPALRFDYHSMAAGNWSPGINLSQGLGDDFTLKMGIAAAYKAPNLYQLNPNYLLASNGGGCYLVNGYSTPCYLLGNEDLKAENSINKEIGVEFRRNGYQAGITYFRNDYRNKIEAGTTPVGSTSSGHYIYRWENIPRAVVEGLEGTVNIPLSETVQWNNNLTWMLRSKNKTTGDYLSITPQFTLNSSLSWQATEDLSFLADLTWFGRQKPKKYNYHGIASSGDELNELSPYSLVGLSSTYRFNKYLSVTGGVDNLFDKRQFRRGNASAGCRVAGDGSCSAILIGAGGAATYNEPGRTFFMSVNTHF, from the coding sequence ATGAGACTACCACCACGACACTACCCGGCGACGCTTATCGGGTTAGGCTGTCTGACAACCGCTTTTCTGGCATATGCCGCCACCGAGCAAAGCTCACAGGATACCACCGACGATTCCGCCGATACGATAGTAGTGACCGCCGCGGAGCAGACTCGCCAGGCGCCGGGAGTATCCGTGATTACCCAGGAAGCTATCAGCAAGCGGCCGCCGGCCAACGATCTGTCCGAGCTGATCCGCACCATGCCGGGGGTAAACCTGACAGGCAACTCCACCAGCGGACAGCGCGGCAATAACCGCCAGATCGATATCCGCGGCATGGGACCGGAGAACACCCTGATTCTGGTGGACGGCAAGCCGGTCACTTCGCGCAACGCCGTTCGTTATGGCTGGCGCGGCGAGCGCGATACCCGCGGCGACACCAACTGGGTGCCGGCCGATATGGTGGAGCGTATCGAAGTGCTGCGCGGTCCGGCGGCGGCGCGCTACGGCAACGGGGCGGCCGGCGGAGTGGTGAATATCATCACTAAGCAGCCGTCGCAGGAGTGGCACGGCAGTTGGAATGCCTATTTCAATGTTCCGGTACATAAGTCGGAAGGGGCCACCAAGCGTACCGATTTCAGCCTGTCGGGCGGCCTGACCGATAGCCTGAGCCTGCGCCTGTACGGCAATCTCAATAAGACGCAGGCGGATGCCGCCGACATCAATAAGGCGTACATGTCGGAGCGGCAGGCAGGCTATGCCGGTTCCGTGCCGGCCGGCCGCGAAGGCGTGCGCAACAAGGATCTTAATGCGTTGCTGCGCTGGGATATCACCAGACAGCAATCGCTGGAGTTTGAGGCCGGCGTCAGCCGCCAGGGCAATATCTACGCCGGCGACGTGCAGAACGCCGGTTACTACACCGACAGCGTTTACGCCGGCTATGTCACCAGCAACTACGGCAAGGAAACCAACCGCATATACCGGCAGAACTTTGCCGTGACGCATCGCGGCTACTGGGACAGCGGCGTTAGCGCCATGTCATATCTGCAATATGAACGTACCCATAATACCCGCATTACGGAAGGACTGGCCGGCGGCACCGAAGGGCTTTTCTCCTCCGCAGGCTCCTTCGCCACCATCAAGCTGGATACCCTGATCGGCCATAGCGAGGTCACGCTCCCGTTCAAGGCGTATTTCAACCAGACCGCCACTCTCGGCATAGAGGCATCGGATCAGCGCATGAAGGATCCGATCTCCACCTCCTATGACATTTCGTCCGTTGGCGCGATTGAGGGCTATGACAGCAGTAACCGCGACAGCAATATCGACGCGCATACCTTCTCACTGTTCGCCGAGGACAACATCGAACTGACCCCCAGTACCATGCTGACGCCGGCGCTACGCTTCGATTACCACTCGATGGCGGCCGGTAACTGGAGTCCGGGGATCAACCTGTCGCAGGGATTGGGCGACGACTTCACGCTGAAAATGGGCATCGCCGCCGCATACAAAGCGCCCAACCTCTACCAGCTCAACCCCAACTATCTGCTCGCCAGCAATGGAGGGGGTTGCTATCTGGTTAACGGCTACAGCACCCCATGCTATTTGCTGGGTAACGAGGATCTGAAGGCGGAGAACAGCATCAATAAGGAGATCGGCGTCGAATTTAGGCGCAACGGCTACCAGGCCGGCATCACCTACTTCCGCAACGACTACCGCAACAAGATCGAGGCCGGTACGACGCCGGTGGGCAGCACCAGCAGCGGACACTATATCTACCGCTGGGAAAATATTCCGCGGGCGGTGGTGGAAGGGCTGGAAGGCACGGTGAATATTCCGCTGTCGGAAACCGTTCAGTGGAACAACAACCTCACCTGGATGCTGCGTTCGAAAAACAAGACCACCGGGGATTACCTATCCATTACCCCGCAATTTACGCTGAACTCGTCGCTGAGCTGGCAGGCGACCGAGGATCTGTCTTTCCTGGCCGACCTAACCTGGTTCGGCCGGCAGAAACCGAAGAAGTATAACTATCACGGTATCGCGTCCTCGGGTGACGAACTGAACGAACTCAGCCCGTACTCCCTCGTCGGCCTGAGCTCCACCTATCGGTTCAACAAGTATCTCAGCGTGACCGGCGGGGTGGATAACCTGTTCGACAAACGACAGTTCCGTCGCGGCAACGCCTCGGCCGGGTGCAGAGTAGCCGGCGATGGCAGTTGCAGCGCCATTCTCATCGGCGCCGGCGGCGCCGCCACCTATAACGAACCGGGCAGAACGTTCTTTATGTCGGTGAATACCCACTTCTAA
- the accC gene encoding acetyl-CoA carboxylase biotin carboxylase subunit produces the protein MFTRILIANRGEIAQRIQRACHSLGIETVAVFSEADRDALYVRQADDAICIGPAAPRQSYLKGDVLIAAARLTGAQAIHPGYGFLSENADFAAQAEAAGLVFIGPASATIRTMGDKVLAKQAMRQAGVPCVPGGEGVIAGTAEAILAEARRIGFPLLIKAAAGGGGRGMRRVDDEAGVLAAVDVTRAEAGAAFGNAAVFMERYLAHPRHVEIQVLADHHGNAVWLGARDCSMQRRNQKVIEESPPPGIEPAVIAAIGERCVQACRMLGYRGAGTFEFLYEEGDFYFIEMNTRVQVEHPVTELTADVDIVLAQIRVAAGEPLPWLQSDIRCSGHAIECRINAEHPLSFMPSPGTLTHWVAPGGPGIRVDSHVFAGYTVPSCYDAMIGKIIAHGASRKEALARMRVALAETLVEGIETNIPLHRQLLVDPAFCAGGPDIHYLEGWLASAAAALILPGSGTLPPA, from the coding sequence ATGTTCACGAGGATCCTGATTGCCAACCGGGGCGAGATCGCGCAGCGCATCCAGCGCGCCTGCCACAGTCTGGGCATCGAGACGGTGGCGGTGTTTTCCGAGGCCGACCGCGACGCGCTCTACGTGCGCCAGGCCGATGATGCAATCTGCATCGGACCGGCGGCACCGCGCCAGAGCTATCTGAAAGGCGATGTGTTGATTGCGGCGGCGCGCCTCACCGGCGCGCAAGCGATCCATCCCGGTTACGGCTTCCTCAGCGAGAATGCCGATTTCGCCGCGCAGGCGGAGGCGGCGGGGTTGGTCTTCATCGGCCCCGCTTCAGCCACCATCCGCACCATGGGCGACAAGGTGCTCGCCAAGCAGGCCATGCGGCAAGCAGGCGTGCCTTGCGTGCCGGGCGGCGAGGGGGTAATTGCCGGTACGGCCGAGGCGATCCTTGCCGAGGCGCGGCGTATCGGTTTCCCGCTGCTTATCAAGGCCGCCGCTGGCGGGGGCGGGCGCGGTATGCGCCGTGTGGATGACGAAGCCGGAGTGCTGGCGGCGGTGGATGTGACGCGAGCCGAGGCCGGCGCGGCCTTCGGCAATGCGGCGGTGTTCATGGAACGCTATCTGGCGCATCCTCGACATGTGGAGATCCAAGTGCTCGCCGATCATCACGGCAATGCGGTATGGCTGGGGGCGCGCGACTGTTCGATGCAGCGGCGCAATCAGAAGGTTATCGAGGAATCGCCGCCGCCCGGTATCGAGCCAGCCGTCATCGCGGCGATCGGCGAACGCTGCGTGCAGGCTTGCCGCATGCTGGGCTATCGCGGCGCAGGTACCTTCGAGTTCCTGTATGAGGAGGGAGATTTCTACTTCATTGAGATGAACACGCGCGTGCAGGTGGAGCATCCGGTCACCGAACTGACCGCCGATGTCGACATCGTGCTGGCGCAGATCCGTGTGGCCGCTGGCGAGCCGCTGCCATGGCTGCAGTCGGATATCCGCTGCAGCGGGCATGCCATTGAATGCCGCATCAACGCCGAACATCCGCTGAGCTTTATGCCTTCGCCGGGCACCCTGACGCATTGGGTGGCGCCGGGCGGGCCGGGTATTCGTGTCGACTCCCATGTGTTTGCGGGCTACACCGTGCCTTCATGTTACGACGCTATGATCGGCAAGATCATCGCCCATGGCGCGAGCCGGAAGGAGGCATTGGCGCGCATGCGCGTGGCGCTCGCTGAAACGCTGGTGGAGGGGATTGAGACGAATATCCCGCTGCACCGGCAACTCCTGGTGGACCCGGCGTTCTGCGCCGGTGGTCCCGACATCCACTATCTAGAGGGATGGCTGGCTTCCGCCGCCGCCGCCCTTATCCTCCCGGGATCCGGGACATTGCCCCCCGCCTGA
- a CDS encoding acetyl-CoA carboxylase biotin carboxyl carrier protein encodes MPVEYSRVESLLQLVAEEGIETLELETTQFFIRIQRQAAEPTAMPLDTAPSDLGVAATDVQQVCAPVDGVFYRAASAGGTPLCEVGGRVTHGAPLGIIEAMKIMNQIMADGEGCVAEVLAADGEMVRQGQPLFIITRG; translated from the coding sequence ATGCCGGTGGAATACAGTCGGGTTGAATCCCTGTTGCAATTGGTGGCCGAGGAAGGCATTGAGACGCTCGAACTTGAAACCACGCAGTTCTTCATCCGTATCCAGCGGCAGGCCGCCGAGCCGACCGCCATGCCGTTGGATACGGCACCGTCGGACCTGGGCGTTGCGGCGACGGACGTCCAGCAGGTGTGCGCGCCGGTTGATGGTGTTTTCTATCGTGCCGCCAGCGCCGGCGGTACGCCGCTGTGCGAGGTGGGCGGACGCGTGACGCATGGTGCGCCGCTGGGCATCATCGAAGCGATGAAGATCATGAACCAGATCATGGCCGATGGTGAGGGCTGTGTGGCCGAGGTGCTCGCAGCCGATGGTGAGATGGTGCGCCAAGGTCAACCGCTTTTCATCATTACGCGAGGATAG
- a CDS encoding alpha/beta hydrolase, with protein sequence MYQLRNTRDELFDSTACGRYRILTFCPDGTAPAPGWPLIYLLDGERYFPTAVAVMRALAIPRCGMAPGIIVAIDYDGPTRRERDYRPAVADQTQEINPLGGYYPAGMAGNAAGFRHFLQTELKPFIAASYPVDHRRESLFGHSYGGLFAVDTLFDQPETFQHFYASSPSVWWNDRYIVRQAEAFVSRLATQKLTTPARLALSVGEYEQSLDRWELGLPDEQRVALRRHRNQRRMVDTIRELAWTLQARSPNLLVTLTVYPGQSHPSVPLLALQHALRTHFAAPD encoded by the coding sequence GTGTATCAGTTGCGTAATACCCGTGATGAGCTATTTGATTCGACAGCGTGCGGACGTTACCGCATTCTGACATTTTGCCCGGATGGGACGGCGCCGGCGCCGGGCTGGCCGCTTATCTACCTGCTAGACGGCGAACGCTATTTCCCGACGGCGGTGGCAGTGATGAGGGCGTTGGCCATCCCGCGCTGCGGCATGGCGCCGGGGATCATCGTGGCGATTGACTACGACGGCCCAACCCGCCGCGAACGCGACTATCGTCCCGCGGTTGCTGATCAGACACAGGAAATCAATCCCCTGGGCGGTTACTATCCTGCTGGGATGGCGGGCAACGCCGCCGGATTTCGCCATTTTCTTCAGACCGAACTGAAGCCGTTCATTGCCGCGTCCTATCCGGTCGATCATCGGCGCGAGTCGCTGTTCGGCCATTCCTACGGCGGCCTGTTCGCCGTCGATACCCTGTTCGATCAGCCCGAAACCTTCCAGCATTTTTATGCTTCCAGCCCGTCGGTGTGGTGGAATGACCGCTATATCGTCCGCCAGGCCGAGGCGTTCGTTTCACGCCTGGCGACGCAGAAACTGACGACACCGGCGCGGCTCGCTCTGTCGGTGGGCGAATATGAACAGTCTCTTGACCGCTGGGAACTGGGCTTGCCTGACGAACAGCGTGTCGCACTGCGTCGGCATCGTAACCAGCGCCGAATGGTGGACACCATCCGCGAGCTGGCGTGGACGCTGCAGGCGCGCTCGCCGAATTTACTTGTCACTCTGACGGTCTATCCCGGACAGTCGCACCCGTCGGTACCGCTGCTCGCGTTGCAACATGCGCTGCGAACTCATTTTGCCGCACCCGATTGA